The Oscillatoria sp. FACHB-1407 genome includes a region encoding these proteins:
- the gvpA gene encoding gas vesicle structural protein GvpA, with product MAVEKVNSSSSLAEVVDRILDKGIVVDAWVRVSLVGIELLAIEARVVIASVETYLKYAEAVGLTAQAAVPSA from the coding sequence ATGGCTGTTGAAAAAGTAAACTCTTCCTCTAGCTTGGCTGAAGTTGTTGACCGCATCCTCGACAAAGGAATCGTGGTTGATGCTTGGGTTCGTGTTTCCTTAGTTGGTATTGAATTACTGGCTATTGAAGCTCGTGTTGTTATTGCTTCAGTAGAAACCTACCTGAAGTACGCAGAAGCTGTTGGTTTAACCGCTCAAGCAGCAGTACCCTCTGCATAG
- a CDS encoding AAA family ATPase has product MSDLFKGFEQLLELAKTLEEKAEKGELKADIQINSRPLSSIPRRGNIPGGIGTSRIRTNPSGEEPTSATDDTVITPPPPPEASPTAALGDVGGLSEVLRELRELVEIPLKRPDLLAKMGLEPTRGVLMVGPPGTGKTLTARALAEALGVNYIAIVGPEVMGKYYGEAEAKLRGVFEKATKAAPCLVFIDEIDSLAPDRSKVEGEVEKRLVAQLLGLMDGFAQTKGVVVLAATNRPDHLDPALRRPGRFDREVHFRVPDRDGRLEILRIQTRAMPLDNSVDLGAIADLSVGFVGADLKALCQKAAYTALRRQLPSLDQPIPDTMTVTQTDFLQAAREIKPSVLRSVEVEAPNVPWDQIGGLETVKQTLQESVEGALLYPELYQQTQAKAPRGILLWGPPGTGKTLLAKAVASQARANFIAVNGPELLSKWVGAAEQAVRELFTKARQAAPCVVFVDEIDTLAPARGRFQGDSGVSDRVVGQLLTELDGLHECLNVLLIGATNRPETLDPALLRAGRLDLQIKVDLPDLNSRLAILQVHNQDRPLTSVNLEDWATQTEDWNGADLALLSNQAALEAIRRYRAQGQTDPTTIRITNADFAAAHQLLCEQKLMQSE; this is encoded by the coding sequence ATGAGTGACTTATTTAAGGGATTTGAACAACTCTTAGAACTCGCCAAGACGTTGGAAGAAAAAGCGGAAAAGGGAGAACTCAAAGCCGACATTCAAATTAACTCCCGCCCTCTTAGTAGTATTCCCCGTCGAGGCAACATTCCCGGAGGAATCGGCACAAGTCGCATCCGCACCAACCCATCCGGAGAAGAACCAACCTCAGCGACCGACGATACGGTGATTACCCCACCCCCTCCGCCAGAAGCCTCTCCTACGGCTGCTTTGGGGGACGTTGGGGGACTTTCTGAAGTCTTGCGGGAACTGCGAGAACTGGTCGAGATTCCCTTGAAACGCCCCGATTTGCTGGCCAAAATGGGCTTGGAACCAACTCGTGGGGTCTTAATGGTCGGCCCTCCCGGTACCGGAAAAACCCTCACCGCCCGTGCCCTGGCAGAGGCATTAGGGGTCAACTACATTGCGATCGTCGGTCCCGAAGTCATGGGCAAGTACTACGGAGAAGCGGAAGCCAAGCTCCGGGGAGTATTTGAGAAAGCCACAAAAGCGGCTCCCTGTCTGGTCTTCATTGACGAGATTGACAGCCTTGCCCCCGATCGCTCCAAAGTCGAGGGGGAAGTCGAAAAACGGCTCGTGGCACAACTCCTGGGCTTGATGGATGGTTTTGCTCAAACCAAAGGCGTGGTCGTTCTAGCCGCAACCAACCGTCCCGATCACCTCGACCCGGCCCTACGTCGTCCTGGTCGCTTCGATCGCGAAGTCCATTTTCGAGTGCCCGATCGCGACGGTCGTCTGGAAATTCTCCGTATCCAGACTCGCGCTATGCCACTGGATAATTCTGTAGATTTAGGGGCGATCGCCGATCTCTCGGTTGGCTTTGTCGGTGCAGATCTCAAAGCCCTCTGCCAAAAAGCAGCCTACACAGCCCTGCGGCGACAGCTTCCATCCCTCGACCAACCCATCCCCGATACCATGACCGTAACTCAGACCGATTTCCTGCAAGCCGCAAGGGAAATCAAACCCTCCGTGTTGCGATCGGTTGAGGTCGAGGCTCCCAATGTGCCGTGGGATCAAATCGGTGGATTGGAAACCGTTAAACAAACCTTGCAGGAATCCGTTGAAGGGGCACTGCTCTATCCCGAACTCTATCAACAGACACAAGCAAAAGCCCCCCGTGGCATTCTCCTGTGGGGACCTCCCGGCACAGGCAAGACCCTCCTGGCAAAAGCCGTTGCTTCCCAGGCACGCGCCAACTTTATTGCGGTGAATGGACCTGAACTCCTCAGCAAATGGGTTGGGGCTGCCGAACAAGCCGTTCGAGAACTCTTCACCAAAGCTCGACAAGCCGCTCCCTGTGTAGTGTTTGTCGATGAGATTGATACCCTGGCTCCTGCCCGTGGACGCTTTCAAGGGGATTCAGGCGTGAGCGATCGCGTCGTAGGTCAATTGCTCACCGAACTCGATGGTTTACACGAATGCCTCAATGTCTTACTGATTGGAGCCACCAATCGCCCCGAAACCCTCGACCCAGCCCTCCTTCGAGCCGGACGATTAGACTTACAAATCAAAGTCGATCTTCCCGACCTCAACAGTCGTCTTGCGATTCTGCAAGTCCACAACCAGGATCGTCCCCTCACTAGCGTCAACCTCGAAGATTGGGCAACCCAAACAGAAGACTGGAACGGGGCTGATCTGGCTCTCCTCAGCAATCAAGCTGCCCTGGAAGCCATTCGTCGCTATCGCGCTCAAGGACAAACAGACCCCACTACGATCCGCATCACCAACGCTGACTTTGCTGCTGCCCATCAGCTACTCTGTGAGCAAAAGCTGATGCAATCCGAATAG